CTAGACATTCTAATTTTCCAAAATAAACAAAAGTCCCCGAAGTCACATGGCCTCGGGGGCTTTTGTTGTTCATGCTTATACCAGTGGCTGGTAAGCCCACACCACCCGACCGACAATGTACTTCTCGGGTCCCTCGACATCGAGATCAATGTGGGCTACAGGTTCATCGCGGTTTTCGGGGACCAACCAGAGGCGAGGTGCTGTCCACTGGAGACGCTTCAAAGTGCATCCCCCTGAATGGTCCCTCACGGCGTACATACCATCAGGGATGATCAAATTATCTTGGCGATCGATAACTACGACGGCACCAGGCTGGATGAGGGGGAGCATGCTCCGGCCCATTTCAAGATCAACGCGAACTGCAACTAGATCAGACCGCCCTGTTATTTGAGAGATGTGAATCAGGGCATATTCATCAATGTTCTCATCAACAATTCGAGCGCTGCCTGCCGCGATAGTTCCCGATACGAGCGGAACGGCCCGGAACTCTGACTCATCGACGATGCCCGAGCCCTGAATATTGCTCGACATGCGGATGGTTACATCGACCGGCCCAGCAACGACACTCTCCTTAGCCCCCTCTCGACCCAAAATCCAATCCACAGAAACGCCAAGGGCCTCGGCGATACACAGCAGCTTTCCGGCGCTTGGCTCGTTTTCCCCTTCTTCATAACGAGCAAGGTTCGCCCAACTTATCCCAGAAATACGTGCAAGCTGATTGCGATTCCAGCCACGTTGAGAACGGGCACGGACGATTCGAGAACCAGCAATTTTAAAATGTGCAGACTTGGCCATCGATATGATCTGGCTTCCCGAAATCCCCCTGGATCTCCGGCATGTATTAAAAGAAGGCATATTCAAATTTATTGACTCGTGAAATCTAGCATTTTGGAAAGGGGGCGAAAAGGGGGCGACAGTGGAGTTTTTCTCCTGAATTTCCAGGATTAGGCCTTAAAAAACACCTCAGAAAAAGGAGCTTTATATGAATTATGCTAAATCGCAATACAAAGTAGCCGCCTAGATATAAAGGCAGGCCAAAGAATCTATTGAATCAGACCTCGCCCCCGCTGATTGACTCCTCGGTTAACCCGGAGAGATGCTGTTTACCTTCATCTGAAATTCCTACTACACTTCGCCCATGTCAGATTTCAACATGCCACCAATTTTATCCCAAAAAAATATCGACGAACCATCGGTTTTCGACCCTAAAAATCTGATGCGAGAAGCTCGGCGGCAACTAGGCATATCTGAGGGAAATATACCTGAGATATGCCTCCTCGATCCCGACGGAGACATTTTACGCCATTTAATCAGAGAGGGAGAAGCAACGCTTAACGAAAACTGGGCTTGCTACCATTCAGAACTATATAATTTCTCTCTCGGAGGAATTAGCTATGGCATCGTCGGATGCGCGGTAGGTGCTCCTTATGCCGTTCTCATTGCTGAGCAAATGTTCGCTTCAGGTTGCCGCCTCGTCATCAGTATGACCTCATCAGGACAGATACTTCCCGTCAGGAAACCTCCTTATTTTGTATTAATTGAAAAATCACTACGTGACGAAGGCTGCAGTTACCACTATCTTCCACCCTCGGAGTACTGTGAGATTTCTGAAGAATTGCTGTCCATTTTAGAGGGTGCCTTCTCGGATATCCCAGATACTGTCGAGCATGGGGCCACTTGGACAACAGATGCCCCCTTTCGTGAAACAAAGACCGCTATCGCTCATTCTCGAGAAATCGGAATTCTGGCTGTCGAGATGGAAGCGGCCGCCCT
Above is a window of Nitrospinaceae bacterium DNA encoding:
- a CDS encoding nucleoside phosphorylase, with translation MSDFNMPPILSQKNIDEPSVFDPKNLMREARRQLGISEGNIPEICLLDPDGDILRHLIREGEATLNENWACYHSELYNFSLGGISYGIVGCAVGAPYAVLIAEQMFASGCRLVISMTSSGQILPVRKPPYFVLIEKSLRDEGCSYHYLPPSEYCEISEELLSILEGAFSDIPDTVEHGATWTTDAPFRETKTAIAHSREIGILAVEMEAAALYAFSKAKKKPVVCFAHVTNQMGNVDGDFEKGAEMGGIGALRIIEATARAWLNGHF
- a CDS encoding LexA family transcriptional regulator encodes the protein MAKSAHFKIAGSRIVRARSQRGWNRNQLARISGISWANLARYEEGENEPSAGKLLCIAEALGVSVDWILGREGAKESVVAGPVDVTIRMSSNIQGSGIVDESEFRAVPLVSGTIAAGSARIVDENIDEYALIHISQITGRSDLVAVRVDLEMGRSMLPLIQPGAVVVIDRQDNLIIPDGMYAVRDHSGGCTLKRLQWTAPRLWLVPENRDEPVAHIDLDVEGPEKYIVGRVVWAYQPLV